Sequence from the Microbacterium sp. AZCO genome:
GCACATCCCGCAGGTCGGCGCCCCGGCGGGCCATGTCGACCCCCGATCCGGGCCGCTCCGCGGCACCGTGCCCGCGCAGGTCGACCACGAGCACGCGATATCCGGCGGCCGCGAGGGGCTCCACCTGATAGGTCCAGCTCGTGCCGGCGGCCTTGAATCCCGCGAGCAGCACGACCGGTCGCCCTGCGGGATCCCCGTGCTCGGTGTAGTCGAGCCGGACGCCGTCGTCGGCCCGCAGCGTGGTCATCGTGCTCCGTTCGGGAAGGCCTTGCCAGGATTGAGGATGCCGGCGGGGTCGAGCGCGTGCTTGATGGAGGCGTGCAGTTCGAGCACGACGTCGCTCAGCTCTGCGGCGGCGCCGCGGAGCTTCAGGAGCCCGACGCCATGCTCGCCGGTCACCGTCCCGCCGAGTGCACGGCAGTCGTCGACGATGCGGTCGAAGGCCCGCTTCGCCCGGCGCCTGGCCTCGTCGTCGCCCTCGGGCGCGATGATGAGCGGGTGCAGGTTGCCGTCGCCGGCATGCGCGATGTTCGCGATCACGACGTCCTCGTCGGCCGCCGCCCGCTCGATGCGCGCGAGCATCTCGGGCACGGCCGCGCGCGGCACGCAGACGTCCTCCGTGAGAACGGGGCCGAGTCGTTCGAGCGCCGGATAGGCGAGCCGCCGCGCGGAGAAGAGCCGGGCCACCTCGTCGGGGTCGACGGCGCGCTCGACCTGGGCACCGCCGGCGGCGTGGAACGCATCCGCGATCCGAGCGGCCAGCTCCTCGCCCCGGCCGCCGGGCTCGTCGACCTTCGCGAGCAGCAGGGCGCTCGCCCCCTCGGGCAGGTCCCAGCCCTGCCACTCGGCAACGGCGTGCAGGCACGTGCGGTCGATGAGCTCGAGTGCCGACGGGATGATGCCTGCACCCGATACGGCGGCGACGGCGTTGCCGGCATCCGTCAGCGAACGGAAGTAGCCGACGATCGCCCGTTCTTCGCGGCCGGCGAGCGGCAGGAGCTTGAGGGTCGCGTCGACGACGATGCCGAGGGTCCCTTCCGATCCGGTGAAGAGTCCGGCGAGGTCGTAGCCGGTGACGCCTTTGGCGGTGGTGCGGCCGACCTTCGCGACGCGTCCGTCCGCGAGCACCACGGTGAGCCCGAGCACGTAATCCCGGGTCACCCCATACTTGACGCAGCAGATGCCGCCGGCGTTCGTCGCGACGTTGCCGCCGATCGTCGAGATCGACTGGCTCGCGGGGTCGGGCGGGTACCACAGCCCGAACCCCGCGACGTGGCGCCGGAGGTCGTCGTTGAGCACACCCGCCTCGACGACGGCGTAGCGCTCTGCGACGTTCACCTCGACGACGCGGGTCATGCGCTCGAGCGACAGGACGACGGCTCCCGCTGTCGCATTCGCCCCGCCGGAAAGACCGGTGCCCGCGCCGCGCGGCACGATCGCGATGCCGTGGGCGGCGGCGATCCGCACCGCCGCGACGACGTCCTCGACCGATGTCGCGAAGACGACCGCGGCGGGCAGGCCGTAGTCGGCCCACTCGGCGTCGTCGTGACTGCAGCGATCGAGGGTCTCGGGATCGGTGTCGACGACACCGTGCGGAAGAGCGGCGATGAGGGCGGAGACGACGGTGTCCATGGCGTTCCGATGCTAGCCGCCCGCCCGACCGCAGAAGATCCGCGATACTTCACGGCACCGGACACCGCAAGTGCGTTGAAACCTGAATCGACTGTCATGTACAGTCGCCCGGAGCGGTTCTCCCCCACACCGCTTTCCGCGCTCTACAAGGAGGTATCCAGCGCATGGCATCCCCGCAGCTCTCCGATCCGACGCTGAAGCAGTCGAGTCTGCGACGCGTCGTCACAGCCTCGATGGCCGGCACCGTCGTCGAGTGGTACGAGTTCTTCCTCTACGCCACGGCCGCGACGCTCGTCTTCAACAAGATCATGTTCCCGCCGTCGGACGACCCCTATGCGCCCATCATCGCGGCGCTCATCACCTACGCCGTGGGCTTCGTCGCCCGTCCTCTCGGCGGAATCGTCTTCGGCCACTTCGGCGACAAGTACGGCCGCAAGAAGCTGCTGCAGCTCGCGATCATCCTCGTCGGCGTCGCGACGTTCCTCATGGGCTGCCTGCCCACCTACGCCGCGATCGGCGTCTGGGCGCCCATCCTCCTCGTGACGCTGCGCTTCGCCCAGGGCTTCGCGGTCGGCGGCGAGTGGGGCGGCGCAGTCCTGCTCGTCTCCGAGCATTCCCCCGACCGGACACGCGGGTTCTGGGCATCGTGGCCGCAGGCGGCCGTGCCGCTCGGCAACCTCACCGCGACCGTCGTGCTCCTCATCCTGAGCCGCACGCTCAGCGAGGAGCAGTTCCTCGCGTGGGGATGGCGCGTCGGCTTCTGGCTCTCCGTCGTCATCGTCGCGATCGGCTACTACGTCCGCACGCGCGTCACCGATGCGCCGATCTTCCTCGAGGCGCAGAAGCAGGCCGACGAATCGAAGGCGACGCGCTACGGCGTGCTCGAGGTGATCAAGCGCTACCCGCGCGGCGTGCTGACGGCGATGGGACTTCGCTTCGCGGAGAACATCATGTACTACCTCGTCGTGACGTTCTCGATCACGTATCTCGCTGTCGCGCTCAAGGTCGAGACCGCCGAGATCCTCGGACTGCTCGCGATCGCGCACATCATCCACGCGATCGTCATCCCGCTCATCGGCGGGCTGACCGACCGCATCGGCCGCAAGCCGGTGTACCTCATCGGCACGATCGGCGCCGCCGTGTGGGGCTTCATCGCCTTCCCCATGTTCGACACGAAGAACCCCGTGATCATCGTCTCGGCGATCTCGCTCGGCCTCTTCATCCACGCGTTCATGTACGCGCCGCAGCCGGCGATCATGTCGGAGATGTTCCCGACCCGCATGCGCTACTCGGGCGTCTCGCTCGGCTACCAGGTGACGTCGATCGTCGCTGGCTCGCTCGCCCCGATCATCGCCACAGCGCTGCTGGCGAGCTACGGCTCGTACATCCCTGTCGCGGTGTACCTCGCGATCGCGGCGGGCATTACCCTCATCGCGGTGATCTCGATGCGGGAGACGAAGGACACGTCGCTGCACGACCTCGACCGCCTCGATGAGGAGAAGCTCGCGGCCGACAAGGTCGCCGCGAAGGCCTGACCCCGGCATCCCGGACCGCCTCGCCCCACGTTGGGGCGGGGCGGTTCGTCGTTTCCGTCACGCCGCTCGCACCCTTCGCCGCAACGCAACGGGAGCGGGATGCCGCTAGCGGGCCGCGATGATCTCGTCGACCCAGGCCGGAACGACCTCGGTCGCCGGCCCCGCGCGCACCTCGTCGAACGGTGCGGCCGCGTCGCTCGGCACGAGGTTGAGCTCGACCGTGCGCGCGCCGAAGGCGGTGGCGAGCGCGACGTATCCGGCCGCGGGATACACCGCGCCCGACGTCCCGATCGACACGAACACGTCGCAGGCGACGACGGCCTGCTCGATGCGGCCGAGGTCGTAGGGCAGCTCGCCGAACCAGACGACGTCGGGGCGCAGCATCCTCTCCCCGCATTCGGGGCAGGGGGGACGATCGATGAGGTCGCGCGTCCACTCGGGTCGCGCACCGCACGCGAGGCACAGCGCGCGCCGCAGCTCTCCGTGCATGTGCACGAGGTTGCGGCTTCCGGCGCGCTCGTGCAGGTCGTCGACGTTCTGCGTCACGACCAGCAGCTCGAATCCGATCGCGCCTTCGAGCCGCGCGAGAGCGCGGTGAGCGGCATTGGGACGAGTGGATGCCACGCCCCGCCTCCGCTCGTCGTAGAACCGCAACACCAGGTCGGGGTCCGCGTCGAACCCCTCGGGCGTCGCGACGTCTTCGACGCGGTGCCCCTCCCAGAGGCCGCCCGCGTCGCGGAAAGTGGGGACACCGCTCTCGGCCGAGATGCCGGCGCCCGTGAGCACGACGATGCGCATGGCACCATTGTGACGTGAGCGACGCCGCGCCCGGGAAGAGTCCCCTGATCCGCCTCCCGGACGGGACCGTCAAGCAGGTCGGGCCGCTCACCGGCACGCGCGTGTGGACCGTGCCGGGGCGCGCGAGCCGTCCCATCGAGATGCCGCGCGACGACACCCGCACCCTCGCGAAGGGCGAGGCGACGCGGCTCTGCGCGTTCTGCGAGGACCGCTACCTCGAGACGACCCCCGAGAAGTCCCGGCTCGTCGGCGACGACTATGCGGAGCTGCGCCGAGTGCCCGCATCCCGTCTCTTCGACACCGTCGCCGAGTTCCGCCGCTTCGGCAACCTCTTCGAGATCGTCTCGGCCGAGTACTGGCGCGAGGATCACGGCTTCCGCCAGCCTGCGTCGGTGGTCGCGTGGGCCGACGAGTACCTCGCCGATCCGGCGGGTCGCGCGCACATCGAGCGTCTCGCCACCGTGCGGGCGGCGGCGACCGGAGCCTCGCCGTCGATCGAGGAGGCCGCGCTCGACCTCGTGGGCGGATCGCACGACGTCGTGGTCGCGCGCCGCCACGTCGTCGACGGCGCGAAGACCGACGATGAGCTCGTGTCGTCGGGTCTGCTGACGCCCCGCGAGCACGCGGAGTACTTCGCGTTCACCGTTCGCGCGCTCGACGAGATCGCGAAGGCCCAGCCGCACGCGGCGTACGTCGCGGTGTTCCAGAACTGGCTCCTTCCCGCCGGCGCCTCCTTCGAGCACCTGCACAAGCAGCTCGTCGCGATCGACGAGCACGGCCCGCAGGTCGATCACGAGCTGCGGCTGCTGTCGGGCGACCGGCGGCTCTACCAGCACGCGATCGCCGATCTCGCCGTCGACAAGGGCCTGGTCGTCGCGGCGAACGACCACGCGGTCGCGTTCGCCGGGGTGGGCCACCGCTATCCGGCCTTCGAGGTGTACTCGCGCTCCACGGCGAACCTGCCCTCGGAGCACTCCGCCGCGGAGGTGCGCGGGATGTCCGATCTCGTGCACGCCCTCCACGCTGCCACGGGCGTGCACGTGCCGACGAACGAGGAGTGGCACTACCGGCCGCCCGGAGCGCCCTGGCCCATGCCGTGGCGCATCGTGCTGAAGTGGCGCATCTCGAACCCGGCGGGGTTTGAGGGCGGCACGAAGATCTACGTCAACACGATCGACCCGTGGGAGCTCCGCCGCCGCGCCGTCGCCGAGCTCACGCGCCTGCGCCTCGACGGACGCGTCGCCGACGGCATCCGCATCGGCGACGAGTGCCGCCCCGAGGACGCGCGGCTGCGTTACGCCGACTGACGCGGGGAGATCGCCGGTCCGGGCGGACTCACCGACGCCGGCGCCGCGCGCCGGGCCCGCGCCGACGGGTCAGCGGCGCGTCGGGCCCGCGCCGGGTCAGCAGCGCGCCGAGCGCGCGCCGGGTCAGCGGCGCGTCGGCGAGCGCCTAGTCAGCGGCGCGCCGGGCGAGCGGCGGGTCAGCAGCCCGCCGGGCGCGCGCTAGGCCGTGTTGCTAAAGGCGCTGGTGAGCCAGTGCAGCGTCGCGGCGAGGCAGAGTCCGGCGTGGTAGTTACGGGCGGTCTTGTCTGAGCGCATCGCGATCCCTCGCCACTGCTTGAGCTTGTTGAAGCAGCGTTCGACGACGTTGCGTCCGCGATAGCGATCGCGTTGGGTCTCGCCGAAGTCGATCGGCCGACCCGGGCGCTTGCGGCGGTGAGCGATCTGATCGTCGCGTTCGGGGATCGTCGCGGCGATCCGGCGCGTCCGCAGCCAGGCCCGGTTCGCCTTCGACGGGTAACCCTTGTCGGCGAGCACGCGGTCCGGGCGAGTGCGCGGCCGGCCGGCGACACCCGGGACGCGGATCTGCGCGAGCGTGGCGGGCAGCATGCTCGTGTCGGCGGCCTGCCCTGGGGTCAGGATGAATGCCAGCGCGCGTCCCTTCCCGTCGCAGACCAAGTGATTCTTGGTCGTCAGCCCGCCCCGCGAGCGGCCGATCGCGTGATCAGCGGGCTCCAGGCCGAACTTCGTGTAGTTCGACAGCGCCCCCCGCGGTCCGCGGCAGGGTCGCACCGTGCTGATGAACTCGCACGATCGTCGAGTCGATCGACGCCACCCAGTCCAGGTCACCCGACCGCTGCGCGAGGGACTGCACCTTTTCCAGCACCCGAGCCCACACGCCCGCCTCGGCCCACCGGTTGAAGTTCTTATAGACCGTGTTCCAGTTCCCGTACCGCTCCGGAACGTCCCGCCAGGGCGCACCCGTGCGGAACCGCCACGCGGTCGCCTCGACCACAGTCCGGCGGTCCACAGGTGGCCGCCCCGTTGACTTCACCGTCGGAAACAACGGCCCGATCACCGCCCACGTCTCATCCGAGATCACCTCACGCGACACGCCTAAAGACTCACCCGCGAACGTCCCGATCGCGTTTAGCAACACGGCCTAGGTCAGCGGCGCGTCGACCAGAGCGCCGCGGCGACGAGGAGCGGCTGGAAGGCCAGCCGGATGAGCCGCTTCGCATCGGTGTCCATGCCGAAGCCGTCGCGGTGCTTGAGCCACTGGTCGACGTTGCCTGGGAACACCGCGATGAAGAACGCGGCGAGAATCGCGCCGACGCGCCGCTTCTCCTTGGGCAGCGCGACGAGCGCGGCGCCGAGCATCACCTCGACGACCCCGGACGCGACGACGATCCCGTCGGGGTCGATCGTCGAGATCTCGGTCGCCCACGCCGGCACCTGGTTCTGGAACTCTCGTCGTGCCCAGAAGAGGTGGCTGATGCCGGCGAAGACCATGGAGGCGGCGAGGAGCCACCGCAGTGTCGTGCGCATGGCTCGATTGAAGCCGACGCCGCCGCTCGGAGCGACCCCTTGCCGACCGTGCCGAGACGGAGTAGCGCGCCGAGGCAGGGTGTCGTGCCGCCCTGTCTCGACGAGATCCCCTGCCTCGGTGGGAGGCGGTCAGTGGTAGCGGCCGCTGTACGCGTTGATCGCGGGCTGTCCGCCGAGGTGCGCGTAGAGCACGTTCGCGTCGCGCGGGATCTCACCCGACGAGACGAGGTCGATGAGCCCCGCCATCGACTTGCCCTCGTACACGGGGTCGAGGATGACCCCCTCGAGCCGGCCGGTCAGGTAGATCGCCTCATCGGTCGACTCCACCGGGATGCCGTACTCGTCGCCGGCCCAGCCCTCGAGCACCGTGATCTCTTCGTCGCGGAGATCGCGTCCGACGCCGATCGCATCGGCCGTCCGCCGGGCGATGCGGGCGACCTGATCGCGTGTCTTGTCGATCGTCGCCGACGCGTCGATGCCGATCACCCGCCGGGAGCGGTCGCCGAAGTTCTCGAGCAGATCGGCGAAGCCCGCGATCATGCCGGCGTGCGTCGAGCCCGTGACGGTGCAGACGACGATCGTGTCGAAGAAGACGCCGAGCTGCTGCTCCTGCGCCTTCACCTCGTGCGCCCAGTTGGCGAAGCCGAGGCCGCCGAGCGGGTGGTCACTGGCGCCCGCGGGGATCGCGTAGGGCTTGCCGCCGGATGCCTCCACCTCGGCGATGGCGTCCTTCCACGAGTCGCGGAAGCCGATGTCGAAGCCCGCCGGC
This genomic interval carries:
- a CDS encoding FAD-linked oxidase C-terminal domain-containing protein; translation: MDTVVSALIAALPHGVVDTDPETLDRCSHDDAEWADYGLPAAVVFATSVEDVVAAVRIAAAHGIAIVPRGAGTGLSGGANATAGAVVLSLERMTRVVEVNVAERYAVVEAGVLNDDLRRHVAGFGLWYPPDPASQSISTIGGNVATNAGGICCVKYGVTRDYVLGLTVVLADGRVAKVGRTTAKGVTGYDLAGLFTGSEGTLGIVVDATLKLLPLAGREERAIVGYFRSLTDAGNAVAAVSGAGIIPSALELIDRTCLHAVAEWQGWDLPEGASALLLAKVDEPGGRGEELAARIADAFHAAGGAQVERAVDPDEVARLFSARRLAYPALERLGPVLTEDVCVPRAAVPEMLARIERAAADEDVVIANIAHAGDGNLHPLIIAPEGDDEARRRAKRAFDRIVDDCRALGGTVTGEHGVGLLKLRGAAAELSDVVLELHASIKHALDPAGILNPGKAFPNGAR
- a CDS encoding MFS transporter, whose translation is MASPQLSDPTLKQSSLRRVVTASMAGTVVEWYEFFLYATAATLVFNKIMFPPSDDPYAPIIAALITYAVGFVARPLGGIVFGHFGDKYGRKKLLQLAIILVGVATFLMGCLPTYAAIGVWAPILLVTLRFAQGFAVGGEWGGAVLLVSEHSPDRTRGFWASWPQAAVPLGNLTATVVLLILSRTLSEEQFLAWGWRVGFWLSVVIVAIGYYVRTRVTDAPIFLEAQKQADESKATRYGVLEVIKRYPRGVLTAMGLRFAENIMYYLVVTFSITYLAVALKVETAEILGLLAIAHIIHAIVIPLIGGLTDRIGRKPVYLIGTIGAAVWGFIAFPMFDTKNPVIIVSAISLGLFIHAFMYAPQPAIMSEMFPTRMRYSGVSLGYQVTSIVAGSLAPIIATALLASYGSYIPVAVYLAIAAGITLIAVISMRETKDTSLHDLDRLDEEKLAADKVAAKA
- a CDS encoding DUF4921 family protein; its protein translation is MSDAAPGKSPLIRLPDGTVKQVGPLTGTRVWTVPGRASRPIEMPRDDTRTLAKGEATRLCAFCEDRYLETTPEKSRLVGDDYAELRRVPASRLFDTVAEFRRFGNLFEIVSAEYWREDHGFRQPASVVAWADEYLADPAGRAHIERLATVRAAATGASPSIEEAALDLVGGSHDVVVARRHVVDGAKTDDELVSSGLLTPREHAEYFAFTVRALDEIAKAQPHAAYVAVFQNWLLPAGASFEHLHKQLVAIDEHGPQVDHELRLLSGDRRLYQHAIADLAVDKGLVVAANDHAVAFAGVGHRYPAFEVYSRSTANLPSEHSAAEVRGMSDLVHALHAATGVHVPTNEEWHYRPPGAPWPMPWRIVLKWRISNPAGFEGGTKIYVNTIDPWELRRRAVAELTRLRLDGRVADGIRIGDECRPEDARLRYAD
- a CDS encoding 1-aminocyclopropane-1-carboxylate deaminase, with amino-acid sequence MTLADFPRHPLMFGPSPIHPLNRLSDHLGGARVWAKREDVSSGLAFGGNKVRKLEYLVPEALAQGADTLVSIGGVQSNHTRQVAAVAAHLGMKAVLVQEHWVNWPDAVNDRVGNILLSRLMGADVRLSPAGFDIGFRDSWKDAIAEVEASGGKPYAIPAGASDHPLGGLGFANWAHEVKAQEQQLGVFFDTIVVCTVTGSTHAGMIAGFADLLENFGDRSRRVIGIDASATIDKTRDQVARIARRTADAIGVGRDLRDEEITVLEGWAGDEYGIPVESTDEAIYLTGRLEGVILDPVYEGKSMAGLIDLVSSGEIPRDANVLYAHLGGQPAINAYSGRYH
- a CDS encoding NAD-dependent deacylase produces the protein MRIVVLTGAGISAESGVPTFRDAGGLWEGHRVEDVATPEGFDADPDLVLRFYDERRRGVASTRPNAAHRALARLEGAIGFELLVVTQNVDDLHERAGSRNLVHMHGELRRALCLACGARPEWTRDLIDRPPCPECGERMLRPDVVWFGELPYDLGRIEQAVVACDVFVSIGTSGAVYPAAGYVALATAFGARTVELNLVPSDAAAPFDEVRAGPATEVVPAWVDEIIAAR